One Falco biarmicus isolate bFalBia1 chromosome 13, bFalBia1.pri, whole genome shotgun sequence genomic region harbors:
- the GPR171 gene encoding G-protein coupled receptor 171 isoform X1 — MSSNVSQCHVGEEMEPFTYFYYLIFLIGIIGSCFALWAFTQKGQKWKCMSIYLINLLTADFLLTLALPVKIIVDLGVASWNLRIFHCQVTACFIYLNMYLSIIFLGFVSMDRCLQLMHSTKIYRIQEPGFAKMLSAVVWTMVLLITVPNMAIPIKTVEERPGVGCIDFKTKFGKDWHVFTNFICTAIFLNFSAMILISNFLVVRQLCRNKYSESYANVKKTLINITLVTAGYLLCFVPYHIVRIPYTLSQNNTITNCSLKQALFKAKESTLLFAVSNLCFDPILYYHLSKSFRLKFTETFAAPKEAKVSTDKEVPDRSEQQMQKYQFSNTSEEHAIRGMNSHNAIASMATMVNNIPAES, encoded by the coding sequence ATGTCAAGCAATGTTTCACAATGCCATGTCGGTGAAGAAATGGAACCTTTTACCTATTTTTACTACTTGATTTTCCTAATAGGAATTATTGGAAGTTGTTTCGCACTATGGGCATTCACACAAAAAGGTCAGAAATGGAAGTGTATGAGCATCTACTTAATTAACCTCTTAACAGCAGACTTTCTGTTGACTTTGGCATTGCCAGTCAAGATTATTGTTGACCTAGGAGTTGCATCCTGGAATCTGAGAATATTCCACTGCCAAGTTACAGCCTGCTTCATCTACTTGAATATGTATTTATCAATTATATTTTTAGGATTTGTAAGCATGGATCGTTGCCTTCAGCTAATGCACAGTACTAAGATCTACCGCATTCAAGAGCCTGGATTTGCCAAGATGCTATCTGCAGTCGTGTGGACAATGGTCCTCCTTATAACAGTGCCTAACATGGCAATTCCAATAAAAACCGTTGAAGAAAGACCTGGTGTGGGATGCATcgacttcaaaacaaaatttggaAAAGATTGGCACGTGTTTACTAATTTCATATGCACAGCAATATTCCTGAATTTTTCAGCTATGATACTGATTTCCAATTTCCTTGTGGTTAGACAACTCTGCCGAAACAAATACAGCGAGAGTTatgcaaatgtgaaaaaaaccctcatcaACATAACGCTTGTAACTGCAGGCTACCTGCTATGTTTTGTTCCATACCACATTGTTCGTATCCCCTACACTTTGAGCCAGAACAATACCATAACCAACTGCTCTCTGAAACAAGCTCTCTTTAAAGCTAAAGAATCTACCTTGCTGTTTGCAGTATCAAACCTCTGTTTTGACCCTATTCTGTATTACCATCTCTCCAAATCATTCAGACTGAAATTTACTGAGACGTTTGCAGCACCCAAAGAGGCAAAAGTTTCCACAGACAAAGAGGTACCAGACAGAAGTgaacagcaaatgcaaaagTACCAATTCTCCAATACATCAGAAGAGCATGCAATCCGCGGTATGAACAGCCATAATGCAATCGCAAGCATGGCTACCATGGTCAACAACATTCCTGCTGAATCATAA
- the P2RY14 gene encoding P2Y purinoceptor 14: MFNSSTNSLGNNCSHSTVITKTVIPLVYCLIFIVGLLLNSVAAWIFLYVSSKKSFIVYLKNIVLADLLMSLTFPFKILADSEIAPPQLNIFVCRYSAVVFYTNMYISITFFGLIGFDRYYKIVKPLLTSFVHTVNYSKVVSIIIWLLLMLISFPNMILTNEITKENYSRKCIGLKSELGRQWHKASSYICTGIFWVVFLLLIIFYTSISKKIYRSYKKFQRNSEVTKRKTSRNIFSIMFVFVICFVPYHLCRTPYTLSQTSSQFNCQSKTSLYYAKEFTLALSAANVCLDPIIYFFLCLPFKEKLYQKLHLQLKTSSDVEISKSRRSNTLREGMNIV; this comes from the coding sequence ATGTTCAACTCCAGCACAAACTCCTTGGGAAACaactgcagccacagcacagtAATAACTAAGACAGTCATCCCCCTGGTCTACTGTTTAATTTTCATAGTAGGACTCTTGCTGAACAGTGTAGCAGCATGGATCTTTCTGTATGTTTCTAGCAAAAAGAGTTTTATTGTTTATCTCAAGAACATCGTTCTTGCCGATCTCCTAATGAGCTTgacatttcctttcaaaattctTGCTGATTCAGAAATTGCACCTCCACAGCTCAACATCTTTGTGTGCAGATactctgctgttgttttttatACAAACATGTATATCAGTATAACATTTTTTGGCCTTATAGGTTTTGACAGATACTACAAAATTGTAAAGCCTTTACTCACCTCCTTTGTTCACACAGTTAACTACAGTAAGGTGGTCTCCATAATCATATGGCTATTGTTAATGCTTATATCATTTCCAAATATGATTTTAACTAATGAAATcactaaagaaaattattccagaAAATGTATAGGTCTTAAAAGTGAGCTTGGCAGACAGTGGCACAAGGCATCAAGTTATATTTGCACAGGGattttctgggttgtttttcttcttctaataATTTTTTACACTTCTATATCAAAAAAAATATATCGCTCTTATAAAAAATTCCAAAGGAACTCAGAAGTGACCAAGAGAAAAACCAGTCGTAATATATTCAGTATCATGTTTGTATTTGTCATTTGCTTTGTACCCTATCACCTCTGTAGAACACCATACACTCTAAGTCAAACTAGCTCACAATTCAACTGTCAGTCAAAAACATCTCTGTACTATGCAAAGGAGTTTACTCTTGCACTGTCTGCTGCAAATGTGTGCCTTGAtcccattatttattttttcctttgtctaccctttaaagaaaagctgtatcAAAAACTGCATCTCCAGCTGAAAACCTCAAGTGACGTTGAAATTTCTAAATCCAGAAGATCTAATACACTTCGGGAAGGTATGAACATAGTGTAG
- the GPR171 gene encoding G-protein coupled receptor 171 isoform X2, translated as MLRRPQRPLKAGFVSMDRCLQLMHSTKIYRIQEPGFAKMLSAVVWTMVLLITVPNMAIPIKTVEERPGVGCIDFKTKFGKDWHVFTNFICTAIFLNFSAMILISNFLVVRQLCRNKYSESYANVKKTLINITLVTAGYLLCFVPYHIVRIPYTLSQNNTITNCSLKQALFKAKESTLLFAVSNLCFDPILYYHLSKSFRLKFTETFAAPKEAKVSTDKEVPDRSEQQMQKYQFSNTSEEHAIRGMNSHNAIASMATMVNNIPAES; from the exons ATGCTCAGAAGACCCCAGAGACCACTAAAGGCAG GATTTGTAAGCATGGATCGTTGCCTTCAGCTAATGCACAGTACTAAGATCTACCGCATTCAAGAGCCTGGATTTGCCAAGATGCTATCTGCAGTCGTGTGGACAATGGTCCTCCTTATAACAGTGCCTAACATGGCAATTCCAATAAAAACCGTTGAAGAAAGACCTGGTGTGGGATGCATcgacttcaaaacaaaatttggaAAAGATTGGCACGTGTTTACTAATTTCATATGCACAGCAATATTCCTGAATTTTTCAGCTATGATACTGATTTCCAATTTCCTTGTGGTTAGACAACTCTGCCGAAACAAATACAGCGAGAGTTatgcaaatgtgaaaaaaaccctcatcaACATAACGCTTGTAACTGCAGGCTACCTGCTATGTTTTGTTCCATACCACATTGTTCGTATCCCCTACACTTTGAGCCAGAACAATACCATAACCAACTGCTCTCTGAAACAAGCTCTCTTTAAAGCTAAAGAATCTACCTTGCTGTTTGCAGTATCAAACCTCTGTTTTGACCCTATTCTGTATTACCATCTCTCCAAATCATTCAGACTGAAATTTACTGAGACGTTTGCAGCACCCAAAGAGGCAAAAGTTTCCACAGACAAAGAGGTACCAGACAGAAGTgaacagcaaatgcaaaagTACCAATTCTCCAATACATCAGAAGAGCATGCAATCCGCGGTATGAACAGCCATAATGCAATCGCAAGCATGGCTACCATGGTCAACAACATTCCTGCTGAATCATAA